In a single window of the Limnochorda sp. L945t genome:
- a CDS encoding nucleotidyltransferase family protein — protein sequence MGVRLELDSEAIARFCQKHDIQELSLFGSVLREDFRSDSDVDVLVQFNPGVRTGLLEYCRILEELETLLGRKVDLVTPDGLSPYLKDRILASMEVIYARRA from the coding sequence GTGGGCGTTAGGTTGGAACTGGACTCAGAGGCCATCGCGCGATTCTGCCAAAAGCATGATATTCAGGAATTGTCGCTTTTCGGATCGGTCCTAAGGGAGGACTTCCGGAGCGATAGCGACGTAGACGTGCTGGTTCAGTTTAACCCGGGCGTCCGGACGGGGCTGTTGGAGTACTGTCGCATCCTTGAGGAGCTGGAAACCCTGCTCGGCCGCAAGGTTGACTTGGTCACACCGGACGGCCTGAGCCCTTACCTGAAGGACCGTATCCTGGCGTCGATGGAGGTCATCTATGCCCGCCGAGCGTGA
- a CDS encoding SWIM zinc finger family protein encodes MTDWGRYSPWPERTQPIPVEGGIRARSRKGAIGETWWSRRWVAVLESFGYGNRLARGRVYARRGQVLAIDVHPGQAKARVQGFRVTPYRVEIRLPVLTDPQWEAATRQMASRAVFAAQLLAGEMPEDIEEAFETAGLSLFPKSSRELVTSCSCPDWANPCKHVAAVYYLLAEEFDRDPFLLFTLRGRTKEQLLEALRALRAGAPEKAMQTSSDTAGSSDTTGSPATDGVPAANGGPAAGAMPEAEDPLFDALLRPLASPAAQSAPSELPRLARMPAPPAVDAAILRQLGPSGITLSGRDLVEVLEPVYPLVTRYVMRLSSCE; translated from the coding sequence GTGACTGACTGGGGACGCTACAGCCCCTGGCCCGAGCGGACGCAACCGATACCGGTCGAGGGCGGCATACGCGCCCGCAGCCGGAAGGGAGCCATCGGCGAGACGTGGTGGTCGAGGCGATGGGTGGCGGTGCTCGAGTCGTTCGGGTACGGCAACCGGCTCGCCCGGGGGCGGGTCTACGCGAGGCGGGGACAGGTCCTCGCCATCGACGTGCATCCCGGGCAGGCGAAGGCTCGGGTGCAGGGCTTCCGGGTTACGCCGTACCGGGTCGAGATCCGCTTGCCGGTGTTAACGGACCCCCAGTGGGAGGCGGCCACCCGGCAGATGGCGAGCCGGGCGGTGTTCGCAGCGCAGCTGCTCGCCGGCGAGATGCCGGAAGACATCGAGGAGGCCTTCGAGACGGCCGGGCTGAGCCTGTTTCCCAAGAGCAGCCGGGAACTCGTCACGTCGTGTTCGTGCCCGGATTGGGCTAACCCGTGCAAGCACGTCGCGGCCGTCTACTACCTGCTGGCGGAGGAGTTCGACCGGGATCCCTTCCTCCTCTTCACACTGCGGGGGCGCACGAAGGAGCAGCTTCTCGAGGCGCTGCGGGCGTTGCGCGCCGGGGCGCCCGAGAAGGCGATGCAAACATCCTCCGATACCGCCGGTTCATCCGATACCACCGGTTCACCGGCCACGGATGGCGTCCCGGCCGCGAACGGCGGGCCGGCGGCGGGCGCCATGCCGGAGGCGGAAGACCCTTTGTTCGACGCCTTGTTGCGGCCATTGGCCTCTCCCGCCGCCCAGAGCGCCCCGAGCGAGCTTCCCCGCCTCGCCCGCATGCCGGCGCCCCCCGCCGTCGATGCGGCCATCCTCCGCCAGCTCGGACCTTCCGGGATCACCCTCTCCGGCCGTGACCTGGTCGAGGTGCTGGAACCCGTCTATCCCCTCGTGACCCGGTACGTCATGCGCCTGAGCTCGTGCGAGTAG
- a CDS encoding tetratricopeptide repeat protein, whose amino-acid sequence MGRGAGGLAVKAERMVDEGRAALERGDMQRALACFERATAISPIPAALNNLALVVLEHRKDPAEALKILQPNLEPAPQPQSDSAVPQQGAGHPFAHAIAARCCHELGERQAARRHLDAAVRAFERGPAATFPGPRRTWLEYTAVILHAAGTLGDDRGAWDLYRRWSAHHVLPQSHYFGGIAAFNLRRFEAACRAWRQSHERRWEFVEAFAEVAQLCEAGLVPPFRLPYETPETEHLAAELEKARGDDDGVAEIAQRVTRDPLHRMLLLSSTLGSGASGWNRVVRETWAGGGREADRESGVARPEESGAALTALVAYTGEWGEQLARSIFLSNRTTMRQKMDAAQGLVRAGVLALGEKVRVLVDGRVQYVTFREKPVVMGHDPELDEKHREALALRDAGRVEEAKKILEGLLLEGERVWPPAAVTYANLLRKEGKLREARVYLEMARKLMPDDPAVLFNLAALSLQEGDFNQATELVARIKTDDPAILDAVGRLNRQLHELGRRE is encoded by the coding sequence GTGGGTAGAGGCGCCGGTGGCCTTGCCGTGAAAGCCGAGCGCATGGTGGACGAGGGGCGGGCGGCCCTCGAGCGCGGGGACATGCAGCGGGCGCTCGCATGCTTCGAGCGCGCCACCGCGATATCTCCCATCCCCGCGGCGCTCAACAACCTGGCCCTGGTGGTGCTGGAGCACCGCAAGGACCCGGCAGAGGCTCTGAAGATCCTGCAGCCCAACCTGGAGCCGGCGCCGCAGCCGCAGTCCGATTCAGCGGTGCCGCAACAGGGCGCAGGCCACCCGTTTGCTCACGCCATTGCGGCCCGGTGCTGTCACGAGCTCGGCGAACGACAGGCCGCCCGCCGCCACCTCGACGCCGCGGTGCGAGCCTTCGAGCGCGGCCCTGCAGCGACGTTCCCGGGGCCACGCCGGACGTGGCTCGAATACACGGCCGTCATCCTGCATGCGGCCGGGACGCTGGGCGACGACCGGGGGGCGTGGGATCTCTACCGGCGATGGAGCGCTCATCACGTACTCCCGCAAAGCCACTACTTCGGGGGCATTGCGGCGTTCAATCTTCGGCGGTTCGAGGCGGCTTGCCGAGCGTGGCGGCAGAGCCACGAGCGCCGCTGGGAGTTCGTGGAAGCGTTCGCCGAGGTCGCGCAGCTCTGCGAGGCCGGACTGGTGCCCCCCTTTCGCCTGCCGTACGAGACGCCTGAGACGGAGCATCTCGCTGCCGAGCTCGAGAAGGCCCGAGGTGACGACGACGGGGTGGCGGAGATCGCCCAACGGGTGACCCGGGATCCGCTGCACCGGATGCTCCTCCTGAGCTCGACGCTGGGGAGCGGGGCATCGGGGTGGAACCGGGTGGTGCGGGAGACGTGGGCAGGCGGCGGGCGAGAGGCGGACCGCGAGAGCGGAGTGGCCAGGCCCGAGGAGAGCGGAGCGGCACTGACGGCCCTCGTGGCCTACACCGGCGAATGGGGCGAGCAACTGGCGAGATCCATCTTCCTCTCGAACCGCACCACGATGCGGCAGAAGATGGACGCCGCCCAAGGGCTCGTCCGGGCGGGCGTGCTCGCGCTGGGAGAGAAGGTGCGGGTGCTCGTCGACGGGCGGGTCCAGTACGTGACGTTTCGCGAGAAGCCGGTCGTCATGGGCCACGATCCGGAATTGGACGAGAAGCACCGGGAGGCCCTGGCACTCAGGGACGCCGGCAGGGTCGAGGAAGCCAAGAAGATCCTGGAGGGACTGCTGCTGGAAGGCGAGCGCGTGTGGCCGCCGGCTGCCGTCACGTACGCCAATCTGTTGCGCAAGGAAGGAAAGCTGCGAGAAGCCAGAGTCTATCTCGAGATGGCCCGGAAGCTGATGCCGGATGACCCGGCCGTATTGTTCAACCTGGCGGCTCTGAGCCTGCAGGAGGGCGATTTCAACCAGGCCACAGAGCTGGTCGCGCGCATCAAGACCGACGATCCGGCGATCCTGGACGCAGTTGGCCGGCTCAACCGGCAACTGCACGAGTTGGGGCGGCGAGAGTAG